The Schizosaccharomyces pombe strain 972h- genome assembly, chromosome: I genome contains a region encoding:
- the mrpl19 gene encoding mitochondrial 54S ribosomal protein uL11m, with amino-acid sequence MASTRTTIIKLIVPAGKATPTPPIGPALGARGLKSIDFCKEFNARTAGWMPNTPVPCKITVTPQRTFTFTIHTPPTSWLISKTLDLEKGSSSPLHDIKGQLSLKHIYEIAKLKSTDPSLQGIELLSLCKSVIGTAKSMGVKVVP; translated from the coding sequence ATGGCTTCTACTAGAACGACAatcataaaattaattgtACCGGCAGGAAAAGCTACGCCTACGCCTCCAATTGGACCTGCCCTTGGTGCTCGCGGGTTGAAGAGCATAGACTTTTGTAAAGAATTTAATGCGCGGACGGCAGGTTGGATGCCAAATACCCCAGTGCCTTGTAAAATTACTGTCACACCTCAAAGAACATTTACTTTCACTATACATACTCCTCCAACCAGTTGGTTAATCTCTAAAACCCTCGACCTTGAAAAAGGTTCAAGTTCCCCATTACATGATATAAAGGGACAATTAAGCTTGAAGCATATATATGAAATTGccaaattgaaaagtaCTGATCCAAGCTTACAAGGAATAGAGcttctttctctttgtAAAAGTGTCATTGGAACAGCTAAAAGCATGGGCGTCAAAGTCGTACCTTAA
- the cox16 gene encoding cytochrome c oxidase assembly protein Cox16: MLFYRFKSWYRLQAKKSPFIYVGLPFLSSVLLVWSCLIPISQVKFNRRDEQVKSLSRDAELDIIKRRRKVDVNEEYYRILLDQLNLQNEEYENKRVKRLKGEPTWEGNSSDKE, translated from the exons atgctTTTCTATCGATTTAAAAGTTGGTATAGGCTTCAAGCCAAGAAAAGTCCGTTTATTTACGTTGGATTGCCGTTTTTGAGCTCAGTATTATTAGTCTGGTCATGCTTGATCCCCATTTCCCAAGTCAAATTTAACAGACGAGATGAACAAGTTAAATCCTTGTCCCGGGATGCAGAGTTAGacattattaaaagaagaagaaaggTCGACGTTAATGAAGAATATTAT AGGATCTTATTAGATCAGTTGAATCTACAGAACGAGGAGTACGAAAATAAACGTGTAAAGAGGTTAAAAGGGGAGCCTACATGGGAAGGAAATTCAAGCGataaagaatga
- the nob1 gene encoding ribosome biogenesis protein Nob1, protein MSKSITHLVLDTGGIICSSTLLRNSAESFYTIPRVIAEIRDETSRKNFELWGDQVIQRVPKPEFIKKVSEFAKQTGDYSSLSVTDIQILALTYELEVEFNGGDWRLRKYPGQKHINGKPPSNSNSTEDASKPTSSDTASVKETENSDPKSAENEVLEGETTQHSNNKEAHPNTEENKEQEDNEEDDEDDGWITPSNIRKKKAEDGVGESLVQPKHLKVACATTDFSMQNVLLQIGLNLVSSDGFKIQNVKRFVLRCHGCYTVVKDMEKKFCPSCGGNTLIKTTCSINSKGEFQVHLKKNFEWKTRGTKYSLPKPVHGTSNGKGKKNPVLREDQPEYQRAVRRMQRKKEIDLMDEDYLPSLLTGVTKDRMYVQIGAGRKNPNEVRRKKR, encoded by the exons ATGAGTAAAAGCATTACTCATCTCGTCCTCGATACAGGTGGGATTATCTGCTCTAGTACTTTATTAAGAAATTCTGCGGAAAGCTTTTATACCATTCCTCGAGTGATTGCAGAAATTCGAGACGAAACATCGaggaaaaattttgaacTTTGGGGCGATCAAGTAATTCAAAGAGTTCCAAAACCagaatttataaaaaaag TTTCCGAATTTGCAAAGCAAACCGGTGATTACTCCTCACTCTCTGTAACCgatattcaaattttggcTTTGACTTATGAGTTAGAAGTCGAGTTTAATGGTGGTGACTGGAGACTTCGCAAGTATCCTGGTCAAAAGCATATCAATGGAAAACCCCCTAGTAATTCAAATTCTACTGAAGATGCATCTAAACCCACATCAAGCGATACAGCTTCTGTAAAAGAAACTGAGAACAGTGATCCTAAATCCGCAGAGAACGAAGTCTTGGAAGGTGAAACGACACAACATTCCAATAATAAAGAAGCACATCCGAATactgaagaaaataaagagcAAGAAGACAATGAggaagatgatgaagatgatgGATGGATTACTCCTTCAAATATTCGCAAAAAGAAAGCTGAGGATGGCGTCGGTGAAAGCCTTGTTCAACCCAAACATCTCAAAGTCGCCTGCGCTACTACTGATTTTTCGATGCAAAATGTCTTATTGCAAATTGGGCTAAATCTAGTTTCTTCAGAtggtttcaaaattcaaaatgttaAGAGATTCGTTCTCCGTTGCCACGGATGCTATACAGTAGTGAAAGACATGGAGAAAAAATTCTGTCCTTCCTGCGGTGGTAACACGTTAATTAAAACCACGTGCAGTATCAACTCTAAAGGTGAATTTCAAGTGCacttgaagaagaatttcGAGTGGAAAACCCGAGGCACAAAATATTCCCTTCCTAAGCCAGTTCATGGTACTTCAAATGgtaaaggaaagaaaaatccTGTTTTACGTGAAGATCAGCCTGAATATCAACGTGCTGTACGCCGCATGCAGCGAAAGAAGGAAATCGATCTTATGGATGAGGATTATCTTCCCTCTCTGCTTACCGGTGTTACCAAAGATCGAATGTACGTTCAGATAGGAGCTGGAAGGAAAAATCCTAACGAGGtcagaagaaaaaaaaggtag
- the thi1 gene encoding DNA-binding transcription factor Thi1: protein MNEEIGFLKNQLFADVKDLERKKKRRVPPEQRRRVFRACKHCRQKKIKCNGGQPCISCKTLNIECVYAQKSQNKTLSREYLEELSERQLCLEYIFSRMCPNFNLETKNLISISKKLSENENLPVSKIAEVTNELDTLVRINDQLSRNHISGTTEEMQSSSSLIAGEVQPGISFRDQLKVGKLEDTLYLGPTTSEAFIERLQNELELESISEDDLYSKRLSPSVSYSEFDEQLLLHARSLIPSKAVVEFLINSFFINVQTNLFVYHPHFFKCRLEIFLAMENQIDAGFLCILLMVLAFGNQYTAEQQEDVSKSNFHASNIGNRLFSAALSIFPLVLLQSDVSAVQSSLLIGLYLQSTIYEKSSFAYFGLAIKFAVALGLHKNSDDPSLTQNSKELRNRLLWSVFCIDRFVSMTTGRRPSIPLECISIPYPVILPDLEIPGSQSIVENMRAVINLAKLTNEICDSLYWNPSPSFESQVNSVRRIYARLELWKSDLHSSVVFDESAVQHPLFRSNAHVQMIYDNAIMLTTRVIMVKKLKDKDLTAENRRYIQLCVESATRVINIAHLLLTHKCLSSLSFFGLHVPFASAPILLLSLHYENSQDIQAVVTKLWQVLEFLSSRCEFARESLNYLKSFNKQLSRRNAPDINNPIADFQNSFQNWQSWVGDMSHGDMLSTFKLTGESSNGSNSTPNEAFQPFDQTSSLYNVPGLNKSYVSNQPSLLTPETFLPDPVLNLEVDKQWTAPTFLSWTELLGPTNVSEQSSHTAEQTSNLTLEKNG, encoded by the coding sequence atgaatgaagaaataggatttttaaaaaatcaactttttgCCGATGTTAAAGATTTGGAGcgaaaaaagaaaaggcgGGTACCTCCAGAGCAGCGACGACGTGTGTTTCGAGCATGTAAGCATTGCCGCCAGAAAAAGATTAAATGTAATGGTGGTCAGCCATGCATAAGTTGCAAAACGTTAAATATCGAGTGTGTTTATGCACAAAAATCACAGAATAAAACATTGTCGCGTGAATACCTAGAAGAGTTATCAGAAAGACAACTATGTTTGGAATACATTTTCTCTCGAATGTGCCCAAATTTCAACCTCgaaaccaaaaatttaatttcgATATCCAAAAAGTTATCTGAAAACGAAAACTTGCCTGTGTCAAAAATAGCTGAAGTTACAAATGAGCTAGACACATTAGTACGAATTAATGATCAGCTAAGCAGAAATCATATAAGTGGAACTACGGAAGAAATGCAATCATCATCTTCCTTAATTGCAGGTGAGGTACAGCCAGGCATTTCGTTCAGAGATCAACTCAAAGTAGGGAAACTTGAAGATACGCTTTATCTTGGACCAACAACCTCTGAGGCGTTTATTGAACGTTTGCAAAACGAATTGGAGCTTGAATCAATTTCTGAAGACGATTTGTATTCCAAGCGTTTATCACCTTCCGTCTCATATTCCGAATTTGATGAACAATTACTTTTACATGCAAGAAGCTTGATCCCTTCCAAAGCTGTggttgaatttttaatcaattctttttttatcaacgTCCAAACcaatttgtttgtttatcatccccattttttcaaatgtaGATTAGAGATTTTTTTAGCGATGGAAAACCAAATTGATGCTGGATTTTTGTGCATTCTACTTATGGTTCTTGCTTTTGGCAATCAGTATACGGCAGAACAACAGGAAGATGTCAGCAAGTCGAATTTTCATGCCTCCAACATTGGTAACAGATTATTTTCAGCTGCGCTGAGCATTTTTCCACTCGTCCTTTTACAATCAGACGTTAGTGCAGTTCAATCTTCCCTACTTATTGGTCTGTATCTTCAATCTACcatttatgaaaaatctAGTTTTGCATATTTTGGTTTGGCGATCAAATTTGCGGTTGCCCTAGGACTTCACAAAAACTCTGATGATCCTTCTCTTACCCAAAATTCCAAGGAATTGAGAAACCGATTGTTGTGGTCAGTTTTCTGTATTGACCGTTTTGTAAGCATGACTACTGGAAGACGCCCTAGCATACCTTTGGAATGCATTTCTATACCTTACCCTGTTATATTGCCCGATTTAGAAATACCGGGTTCTCAGTCTATCGTCGAAAACATGCGTGCCGTTATTAACTTGGCTAAGTTAACAAATGAGATTTGCGATTCGCTGTACTGGAACCCTTCTCCAAGCTTTGAATCGCAAGTTAATTCTGTCCGTAGGATTTATGCTCGTCTAGAGCTTTGGAAAAGTGATTTACATTCTTCTGTGGTTTTTGATGAATCGGCTGTTCAGCATCCACTCTTCCGGTCAAATGCACATGTTCAAATGATATATGATAATGCGATTATGCTTACTACGAGAGTTATTAtggtaaagaaattaaaagataaagatTTAACTGCTGAAAATCGTCGCTACATCCAGCTATGTGTTGAAAGCGCAACAAGGGTCATAAACATAGCACATCTTTTATTAACACATAAGTGTTTGTCCAGCTTATCGTTTTTCGGGCTGCATGTTCCATTTGCAAGCGCACCTATTTTACTCTTGTCTCTTCATTACGAAAACTCTCAGGATATTCAAGCTGTAGTCACAAAATTATGGCAGGTATTGGAATTTCTGAGTTCAAGGTGTGAATTTGCTAGAGAAAGTCTAAACTACCTTAAGTCATTTAACAAACAGTTATCTAGGCGCAATGCCCCAGACATTAATAATCCGATTGCAGATTTCCAAAatagttttcaaaattggCAATCCTGGGTGGGAGATATGTCACATGGAGACATGCTTTCTACCTTTAAGCTTACAGGAGAAAGCTCAAATGGTAGTAATAGTACTCCAAACGAAGCATTCCAACCTTTTGACCAAACATCATCTCTCTATAATGTTCCGGGTCTAAACAAAAGTTATGTTAGTAACCAACCCAGTTTGCTCACACCTGAAACTTTTCTACCGGATCCAGTTCTCAATTTGGAAGTTGATAAACAATGGACGGCTCCTACGTTTTTGAGTTGGACGGAACTGCTAGGCCCTACTAATGTCTCTGAGCAGTCTTCGCATACTGCAGAGCAAACTTCAAATTTGAcccttgaaaaaaatggatga
- the tea3 gene encoding cell end marker Tea3, whose protein sequence is MVQKVLSRQSDNSQDVSAEQLDVVESGSIDQQNIRAWVVRKVKENDKRTSTNQSFKWEAVKPASCLDAANEKFMYLHGGREKSGISNSLFKLDLDSCTVYSHNRGEDNDSPARVGHSIVCSADTIYLFGGCDSETDSTFEVGDNSLYAYNFKSNQWNLVSTQSPLPSPRTGHSMLLVDSKLWIFGGECQGKYLNDIHLFDTKGVDRRTQSELKQKANANNVEKANMEFDETDWSWETPFLHSSSPPPRSNHSVTLVQGKIFVHGGHNDTGPLSDLWLFDLETLSWTEVRSIGRFPGPREGHQATTIDDTVYIYGGRDNKGLILNELWAFNYSQQRWSLVSNPIPILLSDSSSYKIVSKNNHILLLYLNALDAPKQLLCYEADPKNLYWDKDKFSDIPVLQHISMKPSNASNHTVSLGYLNDRPNHSKKNSVTSTSSSQFNNFLEQNQKAVRSARHRHYASLDEQGLHSLRNLSKTSGMNHSADFSLHEFGQADPFAYEIEKPIASLPLPNGNDTISRSSESSSPINESESNSLLKLQSDFKFSNSDDRVAWLEEQLLYCMQQGYTLKPPNLFQHVDEKLRLEKKEQLSYLEILKVIEQMLESNEQKFKKQIVSLASENAKLAAQRDAAVENANYSRSLIQKKTTDETVGSLIEKVGKLEYEVQGTLEEATSYYQKNTELQQLLKQNESASELLKSRNEKLCVDYDKLRSVFEEDSSKILSLQKENENLQSQILQISEELVDYRSRCEALEYGNYELETKLIEMHDRVEMQTNVIEASASALDVSNTAILSFEDSLRRERDEKSTLQQKCLNLQYEYENVRIELENLQSRALELESALEQSVSDAKYSKAIMQSGLSKLLSSINENKDNLKEFSKSKQKISYLESQLEGLHELLRESQRLCEGRTKELLNSQQKLYDLKHSYSSVMTEKSKLSDQVNDLTEQAKITQRKLSEVQIALADSKMNQQLSGKDSTDVHLPTDFSASSSPLRSYFNEEDSFNNASAAHSSKESDIPSGGVFTKYRNHFGNLMTSEETKAPDNNDLHKRLSDVINSQQKFLSLSPQVSKDYYDVRSKLNDTAGSFSGEEMRAIDDNYYASRIKQLEDDYQKAITYANCSDESFQQLSHSFM, encoded by the coding sequence ATGGTTCAAAAGGTTTTAAGCCGTCAATCGGATAACTCTCAGGATGTGTCTGCTGAACAGCTTGATGTAGTGGAATCCGGTAGCATTGATCAGCAAAATATACGTGCATGGGTTGTTCGCAAAgtcaaagaaaatgataaaaggACATCTACGAACCAAAGTTTTAAATGGGAAGCTGTAAAACCGGCTTCTTGTCTAGATGCTGCgaatgaaaaattcatGTACTTACATGGAGGACGAGAAAAATCTGGTATTTCAAACTCTTTGTTTAAGTTGGACCTGGATTCATGCACGGTTTATTCTCACAATAGAGGGGAAGACAATGATTCTCCTGCTCGAGTTGGTCATTCTATCGTTTGTTCTGCTGACACTATTTATCTTTTCGGAGGATGCGACTCAGAAACAGATTCCACATTTGAAGTTGGCGATAATTCATTGTACGCATACAATTTCAAGAGTAATCAATGGAATTTGGTTTCAACACAGTCCCCCTTACCATCGCCTCGCACTGGACATTCTATGTTGTTAGTTGACTCTAAATTATGGATATTTGGGGGTGAATGTCAAggaaaatatttgaatgaTATACATTTGTTTGATACCAAAGGGGTTGATCGGAGGACGCAATCAGAACTCAAGCAAAAGGCAAATGCAAATAATGTTGAAAAGGCTAATATGGAATTTGATGAGACTGATTGGTCATGGGAAACACCGTTTTTGCATAGCTCATCCCCTCCACCTCGTTCAAATCACTCAGTTACTCTTGTCCaaggaaaaatatttgtacATGGAGGGCATAATGATACTGGTCCATTAAGTGATCTTTGGCTTTTTGATTTAGAAACACTTTCATGGACCGAGGTTCGTTCTATAGGAAGATTTCCAGGTCCGCGGGAAGGTCATCAAGCTACTACAATAGATGACACGGTTTACATTTATGGTGGTCGTGATAATAAAGGGTTGATACTCAACGAGCTTTGGGCTTTTAATTATAGTCAACAGCGGTGGTCCTTAGTCTCAAATCCGATCCCTATTTTGCTTTCTGATTCATCTTCatacaaaattgtttcaaaaaacaatcATATTTTACTATTATATCTTAATGCACTTGACGCTCCTAAGCAACTGTTATGTTATGAAGCAGATCCCAAAAATTTGTATTGGGATAAGGATAAATTTTCTGATATTCCTGTTCTTCAGCATATTAGCATGAAACCTTCAAATGCTTCAAACCACACGGTTTCTCTTGGTTACCTAAACGACCGTCCTAATCATTCCAAAAAGAATTCTGTGACATCCACCTCGTCTAGTcaatttaacaattttttggagcaaaatcaaaaagcCGTAAGATCAGCTAGGCATCGGCACTATGCTAGCTTGGATGAACAAGGATTACATTCTTTGAGAAACCTTAGTAAAACCTCTGGAATGAATCATTCAGCAGATTTCTCTCTTCACGAGTTTGGGCAAGCTGACCCCTTTGCTTACGAAATTGAGAAACCTATTGCGTCTCTTCCTTTACCTAATGGAAACGATACTATTTCTAGGTCTTCCGAATCTTCATCTCCAATCAACGAAAGTGAAAGTAATTCTCTGCTTAAACTCCAATCAGATTTTAAGTTTTCTAATTCTGATGATCGTGTAGCTTGGCTTGAGGAGCAACTGTTATATTGTATGCAACAAGGCTATACTCTCAAACCTCCTAACCTGTTTCAACACgttgatgaaaaattgaggcttgagaaaaaagagcAGCTCAGTTATTTGGAAATACTGAAGGTGATTGAGCAAATGCTTGAATCTAATGaacaaaagtttaaaaagcaaatcGTTAGCCTAGCATCTGAAAACGCAAAATTGGCTGCTCAGAGAGATGCTGCCGTGGAAAATGCAAATTATTCACGTTCACTGATCCAGAAAAAGACAACGGACGAAACTGTTGGATctttaatagaaaaagttGGAAAGTTAGAGTACGAAGTTCAAGGGACTCTTGAAGAGGCAACCTCttattatcaaaaaaatactgaACTTCAACAGTTATTGAAGCAAAATGAATCCGCTTCTGAACTCTTAAAATCTCGAAATGAGAAACTTTGTGTAGATTATGATAAACTTCGTAGTGTGTTTGAAGAAGATTCATCAAAAATACTAtctttacaaaaagaaaatgaaaaccTACAATCACAGATATTGCAAATTTCAGAAGAGTTAGTCGATTATCGTTCTCGTTGCGAGGCTTTGGAGTATGGAAATTATGAGCTGGAAACGAAGCTAATTGAGATGCATGATCGAGTGGAGATGCAGACAAATGTGATTGAAGCATCCGCTAGTGCTCTTGATGTGTCCAATACTGCCATATTGTCTTTTGAAGATTCGCTCCGTAGAGAAAGGGATGAGAAAAGTACGTTGCAACAGAAGTGCTTAAATTTACAGTACGAATATGAGAATGTTCGGATTGAGTTGGAAAATTTGCAATCTCGTGCGCTAGAGTTGGAGTCAGCCTTAGAACAATCAGTGTCTGATGCTAAATACTCGAAAGCTATAATGCAAAGCGGATTATCAAAGTTATTATCTTCTATTaacgaaaataaagataatCTTAAAGAGTTTTCGAAGTCGAAACAAAAGATCTCCTACTTGGAGTCTCAGCTAGAAGGGCTTCACGAGTTGTTACGTGAGTCCCAGAGACTTTGTGAGGGTCGCACTAAAGAGCTACTAAATTCTCAGCAAAAGCTCTATGATCTAAAGCATTCATATTCCTCTGTAATGACAGAGAAAAGTAAACTTTCTGATCAGGTCAATGATCTTACCGAGCAAGCAAAAATTACTCAGCGTAAGCTCTCTGAGGTACAAATTGCATTGGCTGAttcaaaaatgaatcaaCAGTTATCAGGAAAGGACTCTACTGACGTTCATCTTCCTACGGACTTTTCAGCTTCCTCCTCTCCCTTAAGATCATACTTTAACGAAGAGGATTCATTCAATAATGCTAGTGCTGCACATAGTTCAAAAGAATCTGACATACCTTCTGGTGGTgtgtttacaaaatatcGTAATCATTTTGGTAATTTGATGACATCTGAAGAAACAAAAGCCCCGGATAACAATGATTTACATAAAAGACTTTCTGATGTTATCAACAGTcagcaaaaatttttgtctTTGTCCCCTCAGGTATCTAAAGATTATTATGATGTTCGCTCAAAACTAAATGATACCGCGGGCTCATTTTCAGGTGAAGAAATGCGTGCAATTGATGATAATTACTATGCCAGTCGTATTAAGCAACTGGAGGATGATTATCAAAAAGCCATAACATATGCCAATTGCTCAGATGAGTCATTTCAGCAGCTTAGTCATTCATTTATGTAA
- the cld1 gene encoding cardiolipin-specific phospholipase Cld1, whose protein sequence is MSQVKVAVRSEEAANSYTQTFGMSWRQWRQACSEEYAKQCEREVLHTVDFIRENEKDPERLVEVVDSKIYDNDGLVHEVCVSDKATGKANKRSIVYMHGYGAGLGFYFRNMDGLTKGVTKDFNSYFVDWLGMGNSSRPPFDIKGQTASEKVEETERFFTESLETWRIGHGIEKMILVGHSMGGYLSAVYAMQYPERVEKLLLVSPVAIPENPFASNDDAEVYNSVASSAVHAVMDEPPLSNVTNEVLQTQEETTGLEPSRPSKPKNPLPRFITFLWEQNVTPFSLLRLSGPLGPKLMSFWSSRRFSTLPPETFRALHNYCYSIFRLKGSSEYALGNLLAPGAFARRCIMNRLRMLKCRTIFMYGDKDWMDDVAGLEATNRLKEMNIEAEHHIISNAGHHCYLDNPEDFNEIVLKEIRMSLRSFSSISE, encoded by the coding sequence ATGAGCCAAGTGAAAGTCGCGGTGAGAAGTGAGGAAGCAGCTAATTCTTATACGCAAACGTTTGGCATGTCCTGGAGGCAATGGCGTCAAGCATGCTCTGAAGAATATGCGAAACAATGTGAGCGTGAAGTCCTGCACACTGTCGATTTTATTCGggaaaatgaaaaggaCCCAGAAAGGTTAGTTGAAGTTGTAGATTCCAAAATCTACGATAATGATGGATTGGTACATGAGGTTTGTGTTAGTGATAAAGCAACAGGAAAAGCGAACAAGCGAAGCATTGTTTACATGCATGGGTATGGAGCTGGTCTTGGTTTTTACTTTCGGAACATGGATGGTTTGACTAAGGGTGTGACAAAGGATTTTAATTCTTATTTTGTTGATTGGCTAGGCATGGGAAACTCGTCAAGACCGCCTTTCGATATCAAGGGGCAAACCGCTTCAGAGAAGGTCGAAGAAACAGAGAGGTTTTTCACTGAGTCATTAGAAACATGGAGAATCGGTCATGGTATCGAGAAAATGATCCTTGTGGGCCATAGTATGGGAGGTTATTTGTCTGCTGTCTACGCCATGCAATATCCGGAACGTGTTGAGAAACTCTTACTAGTTAGTCCAGTTGCCATTCCTGAAAACCCTTTTGCAAGCAACGATGATGCGGAAGTTTACAATTCCGTTGCTTCCTCTGCTGTGCATGCTGTTATGGATGAACCTCCTTTAAGTAATGTTACTAATGAGGTTCTGCAAACCCAAGAGGAAACTACAGGTTTAGAGCCTTCCCGGCCAAGCAAGCCAAAGAATCCTCTTCCAAGATTTATCACCTTCTTATGGGAGCAAAATGTTACACCATTTTCTCTACTTCGTTTAAGCGGGCCTTTAGGTCCTAAACTAATGAGTTTTTGGTCTAGCAGAAGGTTTTCAACGCTTCCCCCGGAAACGTTTAGGGCATTACATAATTACTGCTACTCAATATTTCGTCTCAAGGGTTCCAGCGAGTATGCACTTGGCAATTTGCTCGCTCCCGGAGCTTTCGCTAGACGATGTATTATGAATCGCTTGCGCATGTTGAAGTGTCGAACTATATTCATGTATGGAGATAAAGATTGGATGGATGATGTTGCTGGTTTAGAAGCGACAAACAGATTGAAGGAGATGAATATTGAGGCGGAGCACCACataatttcaaatgctGGTCACCATTGCTATCTTGATAACCCTGAAGATTTTAATGAGATTGTACTAAAGGAGATACGAATGAGTTTACgttctttttcttcgaTTTCagagtaa